A segment of the Longimicrobiales bacterium genome:
TGAGACGTCGGGTCGAACGTGGACCCAGAAAAACGCATGAAGCCCTTTCCGTAGCGGACTTCGCCCTCGGTCTTCGCGTCCGCCAACTCGGCAAACTCACTGAACCAGCCAGTGATCACAGGGCGCATCTCACAGCCTTCGGGCACCCGCATAAAGCAGTTCCCTTCACCGAGCTGCATGTACTTGTAGCCCCCGCCCAGAACAAACGCCTGCTCCATTCCGTCCAACGAAAACGGGACGACACCCAGGGAGTGGTAGGCATCCACCATCATCTCGGCACCGTGCTTCGTGCATGCAGCCGCTATCTGCTGGAGCTCAGGCACAATGAGACCGGTGCCGAACAACACGGACGAGACGAGTACACACGAGGTGCGGTCGTCCACCTGGTCCGCCAGTCGTTCGGACAGCGTGTCCAGCGGATCCGCCGCCACCTTCACAACCTCAATGCCTTCCTCAGCCAAGCGATCGACCTGCCTGCGGATCGTGTGGAATTCGCCGTCTGTCGTGACAATACGCGGTCGCTCCCGGAGCGGCAGCGCAGACAGGAACCGCAGCAGCAATGCATGGGTGTTCGAGTCCAGGGTAATGTCTCCGGAGCAACCTCCTAACCGCTCACGGTACCCTTCACCAACACGCGCCCACTTCGCGGTCGCCGCGTCCCACTTCTGATCCACGAACTCAGCAGCATCCGACCACGCCTGCTTTTGGCCTTCGAATCCGGCGTCCGGCCACGCTTGGTGTGAATGCCCCGTGAGAAGCAGTCGCTCCGAGACCCGGAACGCCGAGTAATAGGGCGCCAGGGCATTGGGAGATGAATGGAGCTCGCCAAGAGAGATCACAACTGGGACCGGATCTCCCAGAGGTCCGGGAACGCCGGGCTGTTGAGCGTAGTGCGCAGGTACTTGGACCCTGCAGATCCGCCCGTCCCATGCTTCATCCCAATCGTGCGCTCGACCATTTTTACGTGGCGGTAGCGCCACTCCTGCACGCCCTCATCCAGGTCTACAAGGCGCTCGCACAGGTCGGCGTTGGCGGGATCCTCTCGATAAATCTTCACCAGAACAGCCTGCACCGCCTCGGACGCCTCGATCGGGGCCGTCACGTCACGCTCGAGCTGGTCGGCTGGTATGTCGTACCCCACCCCTGCGAGGTACCGGATCACATAGTCCCAGATCGTCGGCGCTTTCCACCGTTTATCGAGACCGGCGCGGGCGCGCGTTCCCTCGGCGAAGCGGTCCAGAGATGCCCGTGTCTTCCTGCCCAGAGCGAATTCGAAGGCCCGGAACTGATCCGACTGAAAGCCGCTCGCGCTCTCGAGGCGCTCCCGGAACGTCCGAAACTCCGTCGGCGTCATCGTCTCGAGAATGTCCAACTGCGCGACCAAGACTTTCAGAATGGTCAGCACCCGCTTGAGCGTGTGCAGCGCCCTCGCGGCATCACCTTCTGAAAGAAGCCGGCAGCAATAGTCGAGCTCATGAAGGATCACCTTGAACCAGAGCTCATAGACCTGATGAATGACGATGAAGAGCATCTCGTCGTGCTCCACTTCGTCACGCGGCTGCTGGAGGTTCAGCAGCTCGTCGATCTTCAGATACTTACCGTATGTGACCGCTTCAGACATCGACATGCTGGTTTGGAGTGCGTTTTCCGATGCCCAAAAATGGCGAAAAGAGGACACGCTCGCCACGGGACGGGCACAAAAACAGCCCCCCTAAGGTGTCTAGTCTGTGGCTTCTCTCTCCCCTTCGCCCGGTATTTGAAGGTATGGACCTTCGGACCAAGCTCGTATTCGCGCTCGTGCGGTGTCGCGGGTCAGCATGTTTTCGCTGGGCCTGCTGACGTACCGCCCTGCGCGTGATGTATGGCGCGCCAGGGCCATCGGGACCGGTGAACGGTTCGGCATCTCGAACCCAGTGATCGGCCTGACCGTCATCGCGATGAGCACCTCGGCACCCGAACTCTTAACGATCTTAGTGGCCGCCGCGAAGCGCCAGGCGGACGTCGTAGTCGGGAACGTGATCGGGAGCAACGTCCTCAACAGCCTGGGTATCATGGGTGCGTCGTCGCTCGCCAGCCTCCGAGGACTCACGGTCCCAGCCCACGTCATGGCGGTGGACATTCCGCTCATGCTCGCCGGAGCGGAATGTCGACCGTCGTCACCATGCGGAAGATGTCGATCGGCCAAAGGCTGGGCGGAGCCATGCTCGGCATCTATCTGATGTACTTCTTCCTGCTGATGACCGGCAGGGCCTAGGGCCTACTCGCCCCCGAAGTGGAACTCGAAGCGCGGCGTGTACCGACTGACCGACTTGTACGGGTCAGGCCACTCCATCTCGTAGCCCAGCATGTGCGCCGCATGGCGCGTCCAGTACGGATCGAACAGGTGAGCTCGGGCGAGCAGGCACAGGTCGGCCCGGCCTGCGGAGATGATGGTATTCACGTCCATCCACGACGACACGTTCCCCACCGCCATCGTCGAGA
Coding sequences within it:
- a CDS encoding tryptophan 2,3-dioxygenase family protein, producing the protein MSEAVTYGKYLKIDELLNLQQPRDEVEHDEMLFIVIHQVYELWFKVILHELDYCCRLLSEGDAARALHTLKRVLTILKVLVAQLDILETMTPTEFRTFRERLESASGFQSDQFRAFEFALGRKTRASLDRFAEGTRARAGLDKRWKAPTIWDYVIRYLAGVGYDIPADQLERDVTAPIEASEAVQAVLVKIYREDPANADLCERLVDLDEGVQEWRYRHVKMVERTIGMKHGTGGSAGSKYLRTTLNSPAFPDLWEIRSQL
- a CDS encoding aminotransferase class V-fold PLP-dependent enzyme, whose product is MISLGELHSSPNALAPYYSAFRVSERLLLTGHSHQAWPDAGFEGQKQAWSDAAEFVDQKWDAATAKWARVGEGYRERLGGCSGDITLDSNTHALLLRFLSALPLRERPRIVTTDGEFHTIRRQVDRLAEEGIEVVKVAADPLDTLSERLADQVDDRTSCVLVSSVLFGTGLIVPELQQIAAACTKHGAEMMVDAYHSLGVVPFSLDGMEQAFVLGGGYKYMQLGEGNCFMRVPEGCEMRPVITGWFSEFAELADAKTEGEVRYGKGFMRFSGSTFDPTSQYRGAAVLDFFAEQGLSTELLRSVSQHQVGLLVETLESLDLDPAMVSIDAGVPLESRAGFLTVRAPDAEALSVALREHGVSTDARGDRLRFGPAPYLSDAQVVQAMETLREVVPR